In a single window of the Mesorhizobium shangrilense genome:
- a CDS encoding uroporphyrinogen-III synthase, whose translation MGVRVLVTRPEPGASRTAGNLVAAGFEPVRLPLTRIEPLEQADIGDPRVSAVAITSANAVRHASSTLLASVNHLPCFAVGEETGDAARRSGFADVRVSGGNAPALARMIAMDRGAGARIAYLCGRLRRPTFETSLAVARILVTSIETYDTLAIDYTPDEFHAHVGSQPVPFVLLYSAEAAIAFIRLINSIAEHRALAHARLVCISRRVGAVFAGEGHEIVVAPEPTEASMLSTLRDISSAAS comes from the coding sequence ATGGGCGTCCGGGTCCTCGTCACGCGTCCGGAACCGGGCGCTTCGCGCACGGCAGGAAATCTCGTTGCCGCCGGTTTCGAGCCCGTTCGCCTTCCCCTGACGCGCATCGAACCTCTCGAACAGGCCGACATCGGCGATCCGCGCGTCAGCGCCGTCGCCATCACCAGCGCCAATGCGGTGCGTCACGCTTCAAGCACGCTGCTGGCTTCCGTGAACCATCTGCCCTGTTTCGCAGTCGGAGAGGAAACCGGAGACGCCGCGCGGCGCAGCGGCTTCGCGGATGTCCGCGTTTCCGGCGGCAATGCCCCCGCGCTGGCCCGCATGATCGCGATGGATCGGGGGGCAGGCGCGAGGATCGCCTATCTCTGCGGTCGCCTCAGGCGGCCTACTTTCGAGACGTCGCTTGCAGTTGCGCGTATCCTCGTCACCTCGATCGAAACCTACGACACGCTGGCCATCGACTACACGCCCGACGAGTTTCACGCGCATGTCGGGTCGCAGCCGGTTCCCTTCGTGCTGCTCTATTCGGCGGAGGCCGCGATCGCCTTCATCCGCCTGATCAACTCGATTGCCGAACACCGGGCGCTCGCCCATGCGCGTCTCGTCTGCATCTCGCGGCGAGTCGGCGCAGTGTTTGCCGGCGAAGGCCATGAGATCGTGGTCGCGCCGGAACCTACCGAAGCCTCGATGCTTTCAACGTTGCGCGACATATCGTCGGCGGCTTCGTAG
- a CDS encoding MFS transporter — MPNSRKISPDQRYAAFRHSAFLRFWIARFFTTFATQVMSVAVGWQIYDLTRDPFDLGLVGVIQFAPALLLVLVTGAVADRFGRRLIMGLAGLLETCCALALFLLTLHGLTAPLPIFAVLAVFGVARAFFGPASASLVANLVPPETFANAVAWNSTAWQTATIVGPVAGGLLYGVAPEAAYATAVVMLSVASILIFSIPKPRQRSEAEKPSLSTMFAGFRYIWGEKVVLGAISLDLFAVLLSGAIALMPVYARDILELGPWGLGLLRAAPGIGAITVAIWLTGHPIRDHAGVVMLFFVGLFGAVTVVFGLSTVPWLSIVALALLGATDMVSVYIRQTLIQLWTPDRVRGRVNAVNMVFVGASNELGEFRAGTMAALIGTVPAVVIGGIGAVAVAGLWATMFPALRKVRHLDGRV; from the coding sequence ATGCCGAACTCCAGGAAAATCTCTCCAGATCAACGCTACGCCGCGTTCCGCCACAGCGCGTTCCTGCGCTTCTGGATCGCCCGCTTCTTCACCACCTTCGCGACGCAGGTGATGTCGGTGGCGGTTGGCTGGCAGATCTACGATCTGACGCGCGATCCCTTCGATCTCGGACTGGTCGGCGTCATCCAGTTCGCGCCGGCGCTGTTGCTCGTCCTCGTCACCGGCGCCGTTGCCGACCGGTTCGGCCGCCGGCTGATCATGGGGCTCGCAGGGCTGCTGGAGACGTGCTGCGCCCTTGCTCTCTTCCTGCTCACCCTGCACGGATTGACTGCGCCGCTGCCAATCTTTGCCGTGCTTGCCGTGTTCGGCGTGGCGCGCGCCTTCTTCGGCCCGGCCTCCGCCTCGCTGGTGGCAAATCTCGTTCCACCGGAAACCTTCGCCAACGCAGTGGCCTGGAACTCGACAGCATGGCAGACGGCGACCATCGTGGGTCCCGTTGCCGGCGGCCTGCTCTACGGCGTCGCGCCGGAAGCAGCCTATGCAACCGCGGTCGTGATGCTGTCCGTGGCCTCGATCCTCATCTTCTCCATCCCGAAGCCGAGACAGCGCAGCGAGGCCGAAAAACCCTCGCTGTCGACCATGTTCGCCGGCTTCCGCTACATCTGGGGCGAAAAGGTCGTGCTCGGCGCGATCTCGCTCGACCTTTTCGCGGTGCTGCTCTCCGGTGCGATTGCGCTGATGCCTGTCTATGCCCGCGACATACTCGAACTTGGGCCGTGGGGGCTCGGCCTGTTGCGCGCCGCGCCCGGCATCGGCGCGATCACCGTCGCCATCTGGCTCACAGGCCATCCGATCCGTGACCACGCCGGGGTCGTCATGCTGTTCTTCGTCGGGCTCTTCGGCGCGGTGACCGTGGTGTTCGGCCTGTCCACCGTGCCGTGGCTGTCGATTGTGGCCCTAGCGCTGCTCGGAGCCACCGACATGGTGAGCGTCTATATCCGCCAGACGCTGATCCAGCTGTGGACGCCGGACCGGGTGAGGGGCCGGGTCAATGCGGTGAACATGGTTTTCGTCGGCGCGTCGAACGAACTCGGGGAGTTTCGCGCCGGCACGATGGCGGCCCTGATCGGCACCGTGCCGGCGGTGGTGATCGGCGGCATCGGAGCCGTTGCGGTCGCCGGTCTGTGGGCGACGATGTTCCCGGCACTGCGCAAGGTCAGGCATCTCGACGGCAGGGTGTGA
- a CDS encoding COG4223 family protein, which yields MVKTPSTRHSKARKDPVTIDLEATRVPSESADTAAADAAQATAAASERPSQADFAPETAEAETPAAGASAGKSAFATSAAFATSPGSGDGKPTADASAEAAKSREPEKKPAASSKPDEPTTSGKTSAGAQSSTSAASDFGRNASAAASSRPGGTVPPAAEAPRRSAFSTIAAGIVGGVIALGGAGVLQYGGFLPSPGNRAGDAAAVDGLRAELTALRSEMASQQPGPDASGVQQAIADLQGKVDALAGDLGALRNAGDAGENPALAALDGKVAELQAQISQLAQGGAGAPVDLGPIDQKIAELQAGAKAVTDAVRAGDAKLTQIEQTLAALTGKVEAQADQPRIALSIATSSLKSAVDRGQPFAAELETLAAISPNLPQLTALRAHAEKGVASREALASELDAAAGAMIAAGKPVDPNAGVLDRLWESASSLVTVRPIGAVAGEGVPETVARMEADVKAGDLAKALAEYDTLPDAAKTAGSEFAARTKARLDVETLVDQAIADAMKTV from the coding sequence ATGGTCAAAACTCCCAGCACGCGGCACTCCAAGGCGCGCAAGGATCCGGTGACGATCGATCTCGAGGCGACCCGGGTTCCCTCCGAATCGGCGGACACGGCTGCCGCCGACGCCGCGCAGGCGACGGCCGCCGCATCGGAACGGCCGAGCCAGGCAGACTTTGCGCCGGAAACGGCGGAGGCGGAGACGCCAGCGGCCGGCGCATCGGCAGGGAAATCCGCCTTTGCCACGTCGGCAGCGTTCGCCACCTCCCCAGGCAGCGGCGACGGCAAACCGACCGCCGACGCCAGCGCGGAAGCCGCGAAGTCGCGCGAGCCGGAAAAAAAGCCCGCGGCAAGCTCGAAACCAGACGAACCGACCACGAGCGGGAAGACGAGCGCGGGGGCGCAATCCTCCACCAGTGCAGCGTCTGATTTCGGTCGCAACGCCTCGGCCGCCGCCTCAAGCAGGCCGGGCGGAACCGTGCCCCCGGCGGCGGAAGCGCCGCGGCGCAGCGCCTTCTCGACCATCGCCGCCGGCATCGTTGGCGGCGTCATCGCGCTGGGCGGAGCCGGCGTGCTTCAATACGGCGGGTTCCTGCCGTCACCGGGCAACAGAGCGGGAGATGCGGCGGCAGTGGACGGCCTGCGCGCCGAGTTGACCGCGCTCCGTTCGGAGATGGCGTCCCAGCAGCCCGGCCCGGACGCCTCGGGCGTCCAGCAGGCCATTGCCGACCTGCAGGGAAAGGTCGACGCGCTTGCCGGAGACCTTGGCGCATTGCGAAATGCAGGCGATGCCGGTGAAAATCCCGCGCTTGCGGCACTCGACGGCAAGGTTGCCGAACTGCAGGCGCAGATTTCCCAACTCGCTCAGGGCGGCGCAGGCGCTCCCGTCGATCTCGGTCCGATCGACCAGAAGATCGCTGAGCTTCAGGCCGGTGCCAAGGCCGTGACGGATGCCGTGCGCGCAGGCGACGCCAAGCTTACGCAGATCGAGCAGACGCTGGCAGCCCTAACGGGCAAGGTGGAGGCGCAGGCCGACCAGCCCCGGATCGCTCTCTCGATTGCCACGTCCTCGCTGAAGAGTGCGGTCGACAGAGGCCAGCCTTTCGCCGCCGAGCTCGAAACGCTGGCGGCGATCAGCCCGAACCTGCCCCAGCTGACGGCGCTGCGCGCCCATGCCGAGAAAGGCGTCGCCAGCCGCGAAGCCCTGGCCTCCGAGCTGGATGCAGCGGCAGGCGCCATGATCGCCGCCGGCAAGCCGGTGGATCCGAACGCCGGCGTCCTTGACCGTTTGTGGGAAAGCGCATCGTCCCTGGTCACCGTGCGCCCCATAGGCGCGGTCGCGGGCGAAGGCGTGCCCGAGACGGTCGCCCGCATGGAGGCTGACGTGAAGGCGGGCGACCTTGCCAAGGCGCTGGCCGAGTACGATACGCTACCCGATGCGGCCAAGACGGCCGGAAGCGAGTTCGCCGCCCGGACAAAAGCCCGCCTCGATGTCGAAACGCTGGTCGATCAGGCCATCGCCGACGCAATGAAGACCGTGTGA
- a CDS encoding glutamine amidotransferase: MPRAERPRILTILHQETSSPGRVGHLLVESGFDLDIRRPPLGDPLPETLEHHAGAVVFGGPMSANDPDDFVKRETEWLAVPLKENRPFLGICLGAQMLVNHLGGKVEGHHQGLVEIGWYGLQATDEGKALMHWPEMVYQFHREGFSLPRDATLLATADAYPNQAFRYGDNAWGIQFHAELTRVMMQRWVVRGAQRFELPGAQPGRDHLGGRLVWDMHLKRWLVEFLEVIFGRPQR, encoded by the coding sequence ATGCCGCGAGCCGAACGACCAAGGATCCTGACCATTCTACATCAGGAGACCTCGTCCCCGGGACGGGTCGGCCATCTGCTCGTCGAGAGCGGCTTCGATCTCGACATACGCCGCCCGCCACTGGGTGATCCGCTGCCGGAGACGCTCGAGCATCACGCGGGCGCAGTCGTGTTCGGCGGTCCCATGAGCGCCAACGATCCCGACGATTTCGTCAAGCGCGAGACCGAATGGCTGGCGGTCCCGCTCAAGGAGAACCGCCCCTTCCTCGGCATCTGCCTGGGCGCGCAGATGCTGGTCAATCATCTGGGCGGCAAGGTCGAGGGGCATCACCAGGGCCTCGTCGAGATCGGCTGGTACGGACTTCAGGCCACCGATGAGGGCAAGGCGCTGATGCACTGGCCCGAGATGGTCTATCAGTTCCATCGCGAGGGCTTCTCCCTGCCCAGGGACGCGACGCTGCTCGCCACGGCCGACGCCTACCCCAACCAGGCCTTTCGCTACGGCGACAATGCGTGGGGCATCCAGTTCCACGCCGAACTGACGCGCGTGATGATGCAGCGCTGGGTGGTGCGCGGGGCCCAACGTTTCGAGCTGCCGGGCGCGCAACCCGGCCGCGACCACCTCGGCGGCCGCCTCGTGTGGGACATGCACCTGAAGCGCTGGCTGGTCGAATTTCTCGAAGTCATCTTCGGCCGCCCGCAGCGGTAG
- a CDS encoding heme biosynthesis protein HemY: protein MIRILFFLLVVFGLGLGFAWLADRPGDMVISFDGYQYQVSLMVAAVAIAAVVATVMIVWWLTKIVWNSPYLVARYFRVRRRDRGYQALSTGMIAAGAGDAVLARNMNKQAAKLINSDQEPLIHLLEAQASILEGDHEAARKKFEAMLDDPEMRLLGLRGLYLEAERLGERDVSRHYAARAAELAPQLGWAAEATLDDKAERGDWDGALRLVDAQRSSKQVDKDAAARRRAVLLTAKAMALAETDRNAARAAAIEANRLQPYFAPAAIAAAKAYFAQNDVRKGARILEAAWKAEPHPEIADLYIHARPGDAVGDRLQRAKKLQSLRQNNAESALAVARAALDAGDFKLARAEAASAVRLHPQERAYLLLADIEEAESGDQGRIRQWLAKAVRAPRDPAWVADGYVSDRWAATSPVTGRLDAFEWKVPVERLGQLIEQDDERARTPALPVQALEPVEPVSPVPTPATAGATPTAGPREAPDTLDETGRLGPVQPSQTPAAPAMQAAADTTAMPVPPDAADNLPRAVGFEPARPPDDPGVDSAEANDNTPRKFRLF, encoded by the coding sequence ATGATCCGTATTCTCTTCTTTCTCCTCGTCGTCTTCGGGCTCGGCCTCGGCTTCGCCTGGCTCGCCGATCGCCCGGGCGACATGGTCATCTCCTTCGATGGCTACCAGTACCAGGTGAGCCTGATGGTGGCGGCCGTCGCCATCGCCGCGGTCGTCGCAACCGTCATGATCGTCTGGTGGCTGACGAAGATCGTCTGGAACAGCCCGTATCTGGTCGCCCGCTACTTCCGGGTGCGCCGCCGCGACCGCGGCTACCAGGCGCTTTCCACCGGGATGATCGCCGCCGGAGCCGGCGACGCGGTGCTCGCCCGCAACATGAACAAGCAGGCGGCGAAGCTGATCAATTCGGACCAGGAACCGCTCATCCATCTCCTCGAGGCGCAGGCCTCGATCCTTGAAGGCGACCACGAGGCTGCCCGCAAGAAGTTCGAGGCTATGCTCGACGACCCGGAGATGCGGCTGCTCGGCCTGCGCGGTCTCTACCTCGAAGCCGAACGGCTCGGCGAACGCGACGTGTCGCGGCACTACGCGGCGCGGGCCGCCGAACTGGCGCCGCAGCTGGGCTGGGCGGCAGAGGCGACGCTCGACGACAAGGCCGAGCGCGGCGACTGGGATGGCGCTCTGCGCCTGGTCGACGCGCAGCGGTCGTCCAAGCAGGTGGACAAGGACGCGGCCGCCCGCCGCCGCGCCGTGCTGCTGACCGCCAAGGCCATGGCGCTCGCCGAGACAGACCGCAACGCGGCGCGGGCCGCTGCCATCGAGGCGAACCGGCTGCAGCCCTACTTTGCGCCTGCCGCAATCGCCGCGGCCAAGGCGTATTTCGCCCAGAACGACGTCCGCAAGGGCGCCAGGATCCTTGAGGCGGCGTGGAAGGCCGAGCCGCATCCCGAGATCGCCGACCTCTACATCCACGCGCGTCCGGGCGATGCGGTCGGCGACCGGCTGCAGCGCGCGAAGAAGCTGCAGTCCCTGCGCCAGAACAACGCGGAATCAGCGCTGGCCGTCGCTCGTGCGGCGCTCGATGCGGGTGATTTCAAGCTGGCGCGCGCCGAGGCCGCTTCGGCCGTCAGGCTTCACCCGCAGGAGCGGGCATACCTTCTGCTGGCGGACATCGAGGAAGCGGAAAGCGGCGACCAGGGCCGCATCCGGCAATGGCTGGCAAAGGCGGTGCGCGCGCCGCGCGATCCCGCCTGGGTGGCCGACGGTTATGTTTCCGACCGCTGGGCGGCGACCTCGCCGGTCACCGGCCGTCTCGACGCCTTCGAGTGGAAGGTTCCAGTTGAAAGGCTCGGCCAGCTCATCGAACAGGACGATGAACGGGCCCGTACTCCGGCCCTGCCCGTCCAGGCGCTCGAGCCGGTCGAGCCAGTTTCCCCAGTACCGACTCCGGCCACTGCCGGCGCAACGCCAACTGCCGGCCCACGGGAAGCCCCGGACACGCTTGACGAGACCGGCCGGTTGGGACCCGTGCAGCCCTCGCAGACGCCGGCTGCGCCGGCAATGCAGGCCGCCGCCGACACCACCGCGATGCCGGTGCCGCCAGACGCCGCCGACAACTTGCCCCGGGCAGTGGGGTTTGAGCCCGCGCGCCCTCCCGACGATCCGGGTGTCGATTCGGCCGAGGCGAACGACAACACGCCGCGGAAGTTCAGGCTCTTTTGA
- a CDS encoding TerB family tellurite resistance protein, which produces MLERLLTFLRDLPHSAGKDPGDDCRIAAAALLFHVMDADGVRQDVERERIKTLLADAYGLDGPALERLLLAGEKADNEAIDFYAFTSVLKRHLDEEERVDFIRLMWEVCYADGELHELEDNTLWRVAELIGVGGRDRIAARQSAQRRTGSNSVN; this is translated from the coding sequence ATGTTGGAACGACTACTCACCTTTCTGAGGGACCTTCCCCATTCGGCCGGCAAGGATCCGGGTGACGATTGCCGAATTGCCGCCGCAGCGTTGCTGTTCCACGTCATGGACGCCGACGGTGTCCGCCAGGATGTCGAGCGCGAGCGGATCAAGACGCTGCTGGCCGACGCCTACGGGCTCGACGGCCCGGCGCTGGAGCGTCTGCTGTTGGCCGGCGAGAAGGCGGACAACGAGGCCATCGATTTTTATGCCTTCACCAGCGTCCTCAAGCGCCACCTCGACGAGGAGGAGCGGGTGGATTTCATCCGCCTGATGTGGGAAGTCTGCTACGCGGACGGCGAACTCCACGAGCTTGAGGACAACACGCTGTGGCGTGTTGCCGAACTGATTGGTGTCGGCGGCCGCGACCGCATCGCAGCGCGCCAATCGGCGCAGCGGCGAACGGGATCGAACTCCGTCAACTGA
- a CDS encoding adenylate/guanylate cyclase domain-containing protein → MSALLREVITGNTFELADFTLIGRSEGVTIRLSDAGVSRQHATIRKDGAHYWLIDLGSANGSYVNEVALTSARVLADGDRIRLADCVLIFTSGIGATRTTGPASPNTTMSQLLHAPVATQAMTMFVADLKGFTQISALLSAEQVADLLREWYADCRAVLREFGASIDKFIGDCVFAYWHGTEPAIRLKALHAAEALRAVEIWACSPTRQLLRDEYGITLDCRIGLHVGEAAIGSMGKETNTALGDAVNVAFSVEALTRVVDRPALASAAFIEDWAEGHDLFERCGSHPIKGHAEAVEVFAPKRLRV, encoded by the coding sequence ATGTCAGCCCTTCTGCGGGAAGTCATCACAGGCAACACATTCGAGCTGGCGGACTTCACCCTCATCGGGCGCAGCGAGGGCGTGACCATTCGCCTGTCCGATGCGGGCGTCTCGCGCCAGCACGCCACCATACGCAAGGACGGCGCGCACTACTGGCTCATCGACCTCGGCAGTGCGAACGGCAGCTACGTCAACGAGGTCGCCCTCACCTCCGCCCGCGTGCTGGCCGACGGAGACCGCATTCGCCTGGCCGACTGCGTGCTGATCTTCACCTCCGGGATCGGGGCCACGCGGACGACGGGGCCGGCAAGCCCGAACACGACCATGTCGCAGCTTCTCCACGCTCCGGTCGCCACGCAAGCGATGACCATGTTCGTCGCCGATCTCAAGGGCTTCACCCAGATCAGCGCCCTGCTGAGCGCCGAGCAGGTCGCCGACCTGCTGCGCGAGTGGTATGCCGATTGCCGCGCGGTGCTGCGCGAGTTCGGGGCCTCGATCGACAAGTTCATCGGCGATTGCGTCTTCGCCTACTGGCACGGCACCGAACCCGCCATCCGCCTCAAGGCCCTTCACGCCGCCGAGGCCCTGCGGGCGGTCGAGATCTGGGCCTGCTCGCCGACCCGCCAACTGCTGCGCGACGAATACGGCATCACGCTCGACTGCCGCATCGGCCTGCATGTCGGCGAAGCGGCCATCGGCTCGATGGGCAAGGAGACCAACACCGCGCTCGGCGATGCCGTGAACGTGGCATTCAGCGTCGAGGCGCTGACCCGCGTCGTGGACCGTCCTGCGCTGGCCAGTGCTGCGTTCATCGAGGACTGGGCCGAGGGGCACGACCTTTTCGAGCGCTGCGGCAGCCATCCTATCAAGGGGCACGCCGAGGCGGTGGAGGTCTTTGCGCCAAAGCGGCTCAGGGTTTAG